A window from Penicillium oxalicum strain HP7-1 chromosome VIII, whole genome shotgun sequence encodes these proteins:
- a CDS encoding putative copper transporter crmD yields MDHVKGMMDHSERAKHGTGDTGNGTYMAMPMVFTFSTKVTILFSWWSTSTVVSYVISLFFLILLALFNRFLGILKLQLDRTPTHSHYKPSDVPKLSLPPSRWTQNQSSKDRGSPLPPQLEVNHDTDGHAAFPSTPSLGPTPHLYSDQREQESHGVDSHPRFDHSLRPHRKWNWSQDIIGSMLEGVRALTGYALMLAVMTYNVGILCAVIMGIVIGEVFLGRFSIPTPSSRWQDRACHDG; encoded by the exons ATGGATCATGTGAAGGGCATGATGGATCACAGTGAGCGTGCTAAACATGGCACTGGCGACACCGGGAACGGTACATATATGGCCATGCCAATGGTCTTTACCTTCAGCACTAAGGTCACAATCCTATTTAGCTGGTGGTCGACAAGTACGGTTGTCTCATATGTCATTTCGCTGTTTTTTCTCATCCTTCTCGCTTTGTTCAACCGATTTCTTGGGATTTTGAAACTTCAGTTAGACAGAACACCAACTCATTCGCATTACAAACCATCCGATGTACCCAAATTAAGTTTACCACCGTCCCGATGGACTCAAAATCAGAGTTCCAAGGATCGCGGGagtcctcttccacctcagTTGGAGGTTAATCACGACACGGACGGTCATGCTGCTTTCCCCTCGACTCCTTCGCTGGGGCCTACTCCCCACCTCTATTCCGATCAGCGTGAGCAAGAATCTCATGGTGTCGATTCTCATCCCCGCTTTGATCACTCGCTTCGCCCACATAGAAAATGGAACTGGTCGCAGGACATAATAGGTTCTATGCTGGAGGGCGTCCGCGCCCTTACAGGGTATGCATT GATGCTTGCTGTGATGACATACAACGTCGGCATTCTCTGTGCTGTTATTATGGGCATCGTCATTGGAGAAGTGTTCCTAGGCCGCTTTTCAATCCCGACTCCATCTTCTCGGTGGCAGGATAGAGCATGCCATGATGGTTAG
- a CDS encoding Isocyanide synthase-NRPS hybrid crmA, which produces MTSFPSTEQVDSPAIDHEPYSSDVDQISRRILDVFLQYALNKFEYAPGDVQGKGEGFLSLIGQFVAHGARVQACLPAFPFKSANKVYKVLGKLPDKAEELALDRLNTLCNSIQQFYAPGAEIVIISDGITYNDLLCISDQETWQYGEALRRMAVEKDFQNILFSRIRDLLDISLPDNLTEILYVANCTNFRRLLLNQYGTVDLDIDEEIAKNPDTKLTYLGYKRFLESDLQHIFPRGEGRSAHSYKRDCKYLAKQMLARGYSFARAVKAAFPHHLRLSIHESISGDKIPISLLNTKTGYTTPWHCSVAHLANGEWVSAPMGEFNQESRLELIHVDGVPSHYREKMSDGGHSPITDLTASYLELPKSINANAYFSGAFKNAPTSPTSSSDGSISDSESKYTDSGLTSPNISATCDSSPSLTGLGIHIQSNQETKTEVATEYGRRLLPQIMDDLAASKPETTVFSLAVLSDGLLKLNPISACQFTRAVDKTAWWLQDQVGTPESVRPMAYIGPHDLRHVLLTYACVKVGYSALFLSPKNNADGILAVLDKLGCNIWVNAIDASPIAMVNDVLHKRPMKCLQLPTLEELLDTESIEAFPYTKTFEEAINDPFCYLHTSGSTGLPKPIPWSHGLIGTMDAVRILPPMGETADLIPWTSDWNEGDKIYSSFPMSHGAGIIMDILMPALFNLHCVLGPVGVLPNLNLVERLAVDVKIDIWSMVPSLVDELGETPEILEQLRPSKFICASGGPVSPVSAGKVNQVVRVLNLTGTTEGLFIGNLKPEREDWFWFCFHPYSGFEFKELETDVYEHWVHRNEHWPLFQGIFHTFPDKNSINFKDLYMRHPTKPNLWAFKGRSDDLVVLSNGYKISPLETEAFITTHPHISGCLIFGTGKPQAGLLIELIDSSQKTPELLDSIWAKVQIANAMSRHKNQLLKDFVIFALPEKPFLRTDKRTIKRAATLALYSEYIERFYGSRNDDIDQTVRLDLSSPAATENSIREILSSSLLDVQSVLSDTDLFTAGLDSLGVFAAVKTIRAATGLGDKISPRHVYANPTIMDLATTVSTLFEEAKAAESGNSNEKDHVDDASRMSNMIAEHKARQSFRLNAFDYVNPNHGMGIMLYFSIHEEISYEQVFSNLQEGLNRTFDMIPALSGKMMHCSEQEIRYQKGDLCVTIPPLSMANTAKNRLIYKDLSNVLPSFEQLKDAGFPPSAVPDDVVLRDDPFPKFPAEIFSGQVNFISGGCVVAVDLNHCCLDGLGVMVVLKAWAENCRYLQGDQAATCEWYHPESFNHALPGIIHEIEGWARPVDEIDPGTWGYLPFFPRDDDRQRMLEASSNDLGDWNLPPAPDFKLHDIWPLPRAERCLKTTLFLIRPENLAKMKQEVISDPEAKGVITSISDILQAFLWRAAIRMRRNIATKMRKETFKADDISILEVPTDGRPYFSQLLPETYMGSLLILNRSTMPIETLCSDQTTIGRVAHVLRESAARITPSVVHDAFSILQSLPNHERFSTANMGLEHMHAMISNMMLFPTNEVCFGNTFFANGGLPESLRPQLERGNGRFRFLVILPIRKDGGIELVFGTHPEELDMLQADGEFTKYAELLSGA; this is translated from the exons ATGACTTCTTTCCCGTCCACGGAACAAGTGGATAGTCCTGCCATTGACCATGAGCCATATTCAAGTGACGTGGATCAAATATCCAGACGGATCTTGGATGTCTTCCTGCAATATGCACTCAACAAATTCGAATATGCACCGGGCGATGTGCAAGGGAAGGGAGAGGGATTCCTTTCTTTGATAGGCCAATTTGTCGCCCATGGAGCTCGTGTGCAGGCGTGTCTCCCCGCTTTTCCTTTTAAGTCTGCCAACAAGGTGTACAAGGTACTCGGCAAATTGCCAGATAAAGCAGAGGAACTGGCACTGGACCGGTTGAACACCCTTTGCAATTCTATCCAGCAATTCTATGCTCCGGGTGCCGAGATTGTAATTATCTCAGATGGCATCACCTACAATG ACTTGCTGTGCATTTCAGACCAAGAAACTTGGCAATATGGAGAAGCCCTGCGGCGCATGGCTGTCGAGAAAGACTTCCAGAACATCCTATTCTCGCGGATCCGGGATCTTCTCGATATCTCACTTCCCGATAACCTGACCGAAATTTTATATGTTGCCAACTGTACAAACTTCCGTCGCTTACTCTTGAACCAATATGGGACGGTGGATCTCGACATTGACGAGGAAATTGCCAAGAATCCAGATACAAAACTGACGTATCTCGGCTACAAGCGGTTCCTGGAATCGGATCTGCAGCACATTTTTCCCCGAGGGGAGGGTCGCTCTGCCCACAGTTACAAGCGGGACTGCAAATATTTGGCCAAGCAAATGCTCGCAAGAGGATAT TCCTTTGCCAGGGCCGTCAAAGCCGCCTTTCCACATCACCTGCGGCTCTCAATCCACGAGTCCATTAGTGGAGACAAAATACCTATCAGTCTACTGAATACCAAAACAGGCTATACCACCCCATGGCACTGTTCTGTGGCCCATCTTGCCAATGGAGAATGGGTTAGTGCTCCGATGGGCGAGTTCAATCAGGAAAGTCGGTTGGAATTGATTCATGTCGATGGGGTTCCCAGTCATTACCGGGAGAAAATGTCCGATGGCGGGCATTCTCCCATCACCGACCTGACGGCAAGTTATCTCGAGTTGCCTAAGTCTATCAATGCCAATGCATATTTCAGTGGGGCATTCAAAAATGCACCAACGTCTCCGACTTCTTCTAGCGATGGTTCCATCTCTGACTCTGAGAGCAAGTACACCGACAGTGGTTTGACAAGCCCGAACATATCGGCAACGTGTGACTCCTCTCCTTCCCTAACTGGACTTGGGATTCACATACAATCAAATCAGGAGACGAAGACCGAGGTTGCGACAGAATACGGTCGAAGGCTGCTTCCCCAGATAATGGATGACCTTGCGGCTTCGAAGCCAGAGACAAccgttttctctctcgccgTACTCTCGGATGGCCTTCTCAAGCTCAACCCAATTTCTGCTTGTCAGTTTACCCGAGCAGTAGACAAGACTGCCTGGTGGCTGCAAGATCAGGTTGGCACGCCTGAATCTGTTCGCCCCATGGCGTATATTGGTCCAC ACGATCTCAGACATGTTCTTCTGACTTATGCTTGTGTTAAAGTGGGCTACTCG GCTCTCTTCCTATCGCCAAAGAATAATGCAGACGGAATTCTGGCGGTGCTTGACAAGTTGGGCTGCAATATTTGGGTCAATGCAATTGATGCATCGCCAATCGCCATGGTGAATGATGTTCTCCACAAGCGGCCTATGAAATGTCTGCAGCTTCCTACGCTCGAAGAGCTCCTTGATACGGAGTCTATCGAGGCTTTCCCGTACACGAAGACTTTTGAAGAGGCCATAAACGACCCATTCTGTTATTTGCATACATCTGGAAGTACAGGATTACCCAAACCCATTCCTTGGTCTCATGGCCTCATTGGTACTATGGATGCAGTCCGAATCTTACCACCGATGGGTGAAACTGCTGATTTGATTCCTTGGACTTCGGACTGGAACGAAGGAGACAAGATATATTCGTCTTTTCCTATGAGTCAC GGCGCTGGAATCATCATGGACATTTTGATGCCTGCACTTTTCAACCTCCACTGCGTTTTGGGACCAGTTGGTGTACTACCAAACCTGAACCTAGTGGAAAGGCTAGCCGTTGATGTCAAGATCGATATCTGGAGCATGGTCCCTTCACTCGTCGATGAACTGGGTGAGACTCCCGAAATATTGGAACAGCTACGTCCGAGCAAATTTATCTGCGCATCGGGAGGCCCGGTTAGTCCAGTCAGCGCTGGGAAGGTCAACCAGGTTGTAAGAGTTCTCAACTTGACGGGTACCACAGAAGGCCTCTTTATTGGGAATTTAAAGCCCGAGAGAGAGGactggttctggttctgcTTCCACCCTTACTCTGGCTTTGAGTTCAAAGAGCTTGAAACAGATGTTTATGAGCACTGGGTACATCGCAACGAGCATTGGCCACTTTTCCAAGGAATCTTCCACACTTTTCCGGATAAAAATTCGATCAACTTCAAGGATCTTTACATGCGACATCCTACCAAGCCAAACCTATGGGCCTTCAAGGGAAGAAGCGACGATCTTGTGGTTTTGTCGAATGGATATAAGATCTCGCCCCTGGAAACAGAGGCATTCATCACCACTCATCCCCACATCAGCGGCTGTTTAATCTTTGGAACTGGAAAACCACAAGCTGGCCTTCTCATTGAGTTGATTGATTCTTCTCAAAAAACACCGGAGCTGCTCGACAGCATTTGGGCCAAGGTTCAGATAGCTAATGCTATGTCTCGGCACAAGAACCAACTACTCAAGGATTTCGTCATTTTCGCACTGCCTGAAAAGCCTTTTTTACGAACAGATAAAAGAACGATCAAACGAGCAGCTACATTAGCACTCTATTCTGAGTACATTGAGCGATTCTACGGCTCGCGCAACGATGATATTGATCAAACTGTGAGACTCGATCTGAGCTCGCCTGCGGCAACCGAAAACTCCATACGAGAGATTCTTTCCAGCTCTCTTCTAGACGTCCAAAGCGTGCTTTCAGATACAGATTTGTTTACTGCTGGACTTGATTCACTCGGCGTCTTCGCTGCCGTCAAAACAATCCGGGCAGCCACAGGCCTGGGTGATAAAATATCACCTCGCCACGTCTACGCCAATCCGACGATTATGGATCTTGCTACCACAGTTTCTACACTATTCGAAGAAGCAAAGGCTGCAGAATCGGGGAACTCGAACGAAAAGGATCATGTTGACGATGCTTCTCGTATGAGCAACATGATTGCTGAGCATAAAGCACGACAGTCCTTCCGCCTCAACGCGTTTGATTACGTGAACCCAAACCACGGTATGGGCATCATGCTCTACTTCTCCATCCACGAGGAAATTTCGTATGAACAAGTGTTTTCCAATCTCCAAGAAGGACTCAATCGCACATTTGACATGATACCTGCTCTCAGTGGCAAAATGATGCATTGCTCCGAGCAAGAGATTAGATATCAAAAAGGAGACCTTTGTGTGACGATTCCACCTCTTTCAATGGCAAACACTGCCAAGAACCGTCTGATCTATAAAGACCTCTCGAATGTTCTCCCATCGTTTGAGCAATTGAAAGATGCCGGCTTCCCACCTTCTGCTGTCCCCGATGATGTCGTCCTGCGAGATGATCCGTTTCCCAAGTTCCCCGCTGAAATTTTTTCAGGGCAGGTGAACTTCATTTCCGGCGGCTGTGTTGTTGCAGTAGACTTGAATCACTGTTGTCTTGATGGTCTTGGGGTCATGGTCGTTCTCAAGGCCTGGGCTGAAAATTGCAGGTATCTCCAGGGCGACCAAGCCGCGACCTGTGAGTGGTATCATCCGGAGAGCTTCAACCACGCTCTGCCAGGGATCATCCACGAAATCGAAGGCTGGGCCCGTCCAGTAGATGAGATTGACCCTGGTACATGGGGATATTTACCTTTTTTCCCAcgtgatgatgatcgacaGAGGATGCTTGAAGCTTCTTCCAATGATCTTGGAGATTGGAACTTGCCCCCTGCACCAGACTTCAAGTTGCACGATATCTGGCCGCTCCCACGAGCTGAACGGTGCCTCAAAACTACCTTGTTCTTGATAAGACCCGAGAATTTGGCAAAAATGAAGCAAGAGGTGATATCTGATCCCGAGGCGAAGGGTGTTATCACTTCGATTAGCGACATTTTACAGGCCTTCCTATGGCGGGCTGCGATTCGGATGCGACGAAACATCGCCACCAAGATGCGGAAGGAGACATTCAAGGCAGATGATATTTCGATTCTTGAGGTTCCTACAGACGGCCGCCCTTACTTCTCTCAACTCTTACCCGAGACATATATGGGTAGTCTGCTAATTCTCAATCGATCGACAATGCCCATCGAGACACTGTGCTCGGATCAAACCACCATTGGCCGTGTCGCACACGTTCTCCGGGAGTCTGCCGCACGCATCACACCTTCGGTCGTTCATGACGCCTTTTCGATTCTTCAGTCCTTGCCAAATCACGAAAGATTTTCGACAGCAAATATGGGCCTTGAGCATATGCATGCCATGATTTCGAATATGATGCTTTTTCCAACCAATGAGGTTTGCTTTGGCAATACCTTCTTTGCAAATGGGGGGTTGCCCGAATCCTTGAGACCGCAGCTTGAGCGTGGAAATGGACGTTTCCGCTTCCTGGTCATTCTTCCTATCCGAAAAGACGGGGGAATTGAACTTGTCTTTGGTACCCACCCCGAGGAATTGGACATGCTCCAAGCAGACGGAGAGTTTACAAAGTATGCTGAGCTTCTTAGTGGGGCTTGA
- a CDS encoding Efflux pump roqT: protein MGEAPALENLTANGDKSAPRVDPDVSSVEAPDPNKESQFPPLGQVIIIVLAIYLAAFLVALDQTIIGVAIPKITDQFKSIPDIAWYGSAYFLTSTALQPSYGRIYKILNVKFSFLTAVGIFEIGSLICGVAPSSPVLIVGRAIAGIGVAGIFSGALVIISMTVPLPKRPLVFGIYGLVWGVASIVGPLLGGAFTDGPSWRWCFYINLPVGGISMVVVLLFLRLPSNNQAITWSRIAQELDLIGASLIIPAVICLILALQWGGNSYAWGSSQIIGLFVGFGLLILLFAASQVWITRRDEKNRAISKSASATLPPSILAKRSIWSAGLFAFFFSGGFFLLVYYLPIYFQSVRGSSAMTAGLQLLPFMLTTVLSSIMVGAMVTAVGYYTPFLIGSTAICAIGTGLITLYDVDMSTAKWIGYQIVVGAGIGAGLQIPMTAVQTVLSPEDIPVGTASVMFLQTLGGAIFIAVGQAVFQNGLQAGIRAYAPRVNPSAILNAGATEMRHVLANLGQLDQLDGVIKAYMDGLRDAYRVSLALLLVAFVSSCFLEWKSVKKSDATLNDDTTAVSA, encoded by the exons atggGGGAAGCTCCCGCTCTTGAAAATCTCACAGCCAACGGGGACAAATCTGCTCCACGGGTAGATCCCGACGTTAGTAGTGTTGAAGCTCCAGACCCCAACAAAGAGTCGCAGTTTCCTCCTCTGGGTCaggtcatcatcatcgtcctggCAATCTACCTAGCTGCCTTCTTGGTAGCTCTGGATCAAACTATCATCGGAGTAGCGATTCCAAAGATCACGGATCAATTCAAGAGTATTCCAGATATTGCCTGGTATGGCAGTGCCTATTTCCTGACTTCAACTGCTCTGCAGCCCTCATATGGCAGAATTTATAAGATTCTCAAT GTgaaattttctttcttgactGCAGTGGGCATATTCGAGATCGGATCCTTGATCTGCGGCGTGGCGCCTTCCAGCCCCGTCTTGATCGTTGGTCGTGCAATCGCAGGAATCGGGGTTGCTGGCATATTTTCTGGCGCTTTggtcatcatctccatgacGGTGCCTCTTCCCAAAAGACCCCTTGTCTTTGGTATCTATGGCCTTGTATGGGGTGTTGCCTCCATTGTCGGGCCTCTCCTTGGTGGAGCGTTCACGGATGGTCCGTCGTGGAGATGGTGCTTCTACATCAACCTTCCAGTGGGCGGCATTTCAATGGTGGTcgtccttcttttccttcgcTTGCCGAGCAACAATCAGGCAATAACTTGGTCCCGCATTGCTCAAGAATTGGACCTGATCGGTGCGAGCTTGATTATTCCAGCGGTCATATGCTTGATTCTCGCATTACAATGGGGCGGAAACTCCTACGCTTGGGGGAGCTCTCAGATTATCGGACTTTTCGTCGGATTCGGCctcttgattcttctttttgcggCCTCTCAGGTCTGGATCACTCGGCGAGACGAGAAAAATAGGGCCATTAGCAAGAGTGCCAGCGCAACCTTGCCACCTTCGATCCTCGCGAAGCGTTCCATTTGGTCTGCTGGACTATTTGCGTTCTTCTTTAGCGGCGGATTTTTCCTTCTGGTCTACTATCTCCCTATCTATTTTCAGAGCGTCAGAGGGTCGTCCGCAATGACCGCTGGTCTGCAGCTTCTGCCATTCATGCTTACGACTGTGCTGTCATCCATCATGGTGGGGGCGATGGTGACAGCAGTCGGTTATTATACCCCTTTCTTGATTGGCAGCACTGCTATCTGTGCTATCGGAACGGGCCTGATCACCCTTTACGATGTCGATATGTCTACAGCCAAATGGATTGGCTACCAGATTGTCGTCGGGGCGGGTATTGGTGCGGGTCTCCAAATCCCAATGACTGCCGTGCAGACGGTATTGAGCCCTGAGGACATCCCGGTGGGAACTGCCAGTGTCATGTTCTTGCAAACTTTGGGGGGCGCTATCTTCATCGCGGTGGGCCAAGCAGTCTTTCAGAATGGCTTGCAAGCTGGTATTCGCGCATACGCCCCCCGGGTCAATCCAAGCGCCATTCTCAATGCGGGAGCTACCGAGATGAGGCACGTGTTGGCAAATTTGGGCCAACTCGATCAGCTGGATGGGGTGATCAAAGCTTACATGGACGGATTACGGGATGCTTACCGCGTTAGCCTGGCTTTATTACTTGTTGCATTTGTGAGTAGCTGCTTTTTGGAGTGGAAGAGTGTCAAGAAAAGCGATGCGACTTTAAACGACGATACAACCGCCGTGTCTGCCTGA
- a CDS encoding Major facilitator coppper-regulated transporter crmC, whose product MVFRNSDKAKDDINIRTATAEARADADAQSLEDRDEREVLEHPDQITHDAQAGVQKAEATALVWSKKGLYSTYAWIWLCFFVLSMQSSISNNMIYYAYASFASAPQISQAYIVSTIVGGVLQLPIAKTLNLWGRTEGFLTFLMVFILGLIVVASCNGPNGFAAGYTLYWIGYTALNFILTVFVADASGLRNRAFVYAFIGTPTICTAFVGPLAAQTFVAHSTWHWAYGCFAIITFIVFVPLAVVFKVYQRKAEKLGLFQHVKTDRSKVQSIIHYVHEFDIVGALILMAAFILFLLPFSLKTYGLTGYSSATFIATVVIGLLLFPVFAIWECYFARIPFIKWELFKKRTVLGACILSAIIFFNYYTWDQYFYYYVQVVYNLDTSKTGYMTQIYGVGSTIWAVLFGIWIRKTKYFKNVCLFFGAPFLMLGAALMIHFRGSQSDIGYLVMCQIFIAVGGGTLVIGDEMAVMAAADRNGVPLMIALISLSSSVGGAIGYAVASAIYANTFPQALLRALPESAKADYATIYAGGSAAQLMYPPGSETRDAINYAWAYSQKYECITAACLVVLAFPAIAIWKNYNVDRKQVKGTVI is encoded by the exons ATGGTGTTTCGCAATTCAGACAAGGCGAAGGACGATATAAACATACGCACGGCGACTGCGGAGGCAAGAGCGGATGCCGACGCTCAAAGTTTAGAAGACAGGGACGAGCGAGAAGTGCTCGAGCATCCTGATCAGATCACCCATGACGCTCAGGCTGGAGTTCAGAAAGCCGAAGCCACAGCCTTAGTGTGGTCTAAGAAGGGCCTTTATAGCACATATGCCTG GATTTGGCTGTGCTTCTTCGTTCTGTCGATGCAATCCTCAATCAGCAATAACATGATCTACTACGCATACGCCAGCTTTGCTTCCGCCCCTCAGATCTCCCAAGCGTATATTGTGTCGACAATCGTGGGCGGAGTTCTTCAACTTCCCATTGCGAAGACTCTCAACCTCTGGGGCCGTACGGAGGGCTTCCTGACATTCTTAATGGTTTTCATTCTTGGTCTGATCGTGGTCGCCTCCTGCAACGGCCCCAATGGCTTTGCGGCTGGCTACACTCTGTACTGGATCGGCTATACGGCTCTGAATTTCATTTTAACCGTGTTCGTCGCCGATGCGTCCGGATTGAGGAATCGTGCTTTTGTCTATGCTTTCATTGGCACGCCAACTATCTGTACCGCCTTTGTTGGGCCCCTCGCTGCTCAGACATTCGTCGCTCACTCGACATGGCACTGGGCGTATGGCTGTTTTGCTATCATTACCTTTATTGTTTTTGTCCCGCTCGCTGTCGTGTTCAAAGTCTACCAAcgcaaggccgagaagctGGGGCTTTTCCAGCATGTGAAAACTGACCGGTCCAAGGTTCAGTCGATCATTCACTATGTGCACGAATTCGACATTGTCGGGGCTCTTATTCTCATGGCGGCGTTCATCCTATTCCTCCTGCCCTTCAGCCTCAAGACATATGGGCTTACCGGGTACTCTTCAGCAACTTTTATCGCCACGGTCGTTATCGGACTACTGCTCTTCCCGGTGTTCGCTATCTGGGAGTGCTACTTTGCCAGAATTCCCTTCATCAAATGGGAGTTATTCAAAAAGCGCACAGTTCTGGGAGCTTGTATCCTGTcagccatcatcttcttcaactaCTACACGTGGGATCAATACTTTTACTACTATGTTCAGGTAGTATACAACCTCGATACCTCCAAGACAGGATACATGACGCAGATCTACGGTGTTGGATCGACCATCTGGGCGGTGCTGTTCGGCATTTGGATTCGCAAAACCAAATACTTCAAGAATGTCTGCCTCTTCTTCGGTGCACCATTCCTCATGCTTGGCGCAGCTCTCATGATCCATTTCCGAGGCTCCCAAAGTGACATTGGTTACTTAGTGATGTGTCAGATTTTCATTGCTGTTGGGGGTGGAACCCTCGTGATCGGAGATGAGATGGCTGTCATGGCTGCCGCTGACCGCAACGGCGTCCCATTGATGATTGCTCTTATCAGCTTGTCTTCGAGTGTTGGCGGGGCCATCGGATATGCCGTGGCGAGTGCCATATATGCCAATACTTTCCCTCAAGCTTTGCTCAGAGCTCTTCCAGAGTCAGCCAAGGCGGATTACGCTACTATCTACGCTGGTGGATCGGCAGCCCAGCTGATGTATCCTCCGGGCAGTGAGACGCGAGATGCGATTAATTACGCCTGGGCTTACAGCCAAAAGTACGAGTGCATCACGGCCGCATGTCTCGTCGTTCTTGCTTTCCCGGCGATTGCAATCTGGAAGAATTATAATGTCGACAGAAAGCAGGTGAAGGGCACCGTTATCTAA